One Colius striatus isolate bColStr4 chromosome 8, bColStr4.1.hap1, whole genome shotgun sequence genomic region harbors:
- the TIAL1 gene encoding nucleolysin TIAR isoform X4, whose translation MDARVVKDMATGKSKGYGFVSFYNKLDAENAIVHMGGQWLGGRQIRTNWATRKPPAPKSTQENNTKQLRFEDVVNQSSPKNCTVYCGGIASGLTDQLMRQTFSPFGQIMEIRVFPEKGYSFVRFSTHESAAHAIVSVNGTTIEGHVVKCYWGKESPDMTKNFQQVDYSQWGQWSQVYGNPQQYGQYMANGWQVPSYGMYGQAWNQQGFGVDQSPSAAWMGGFGAQPAQGQGAPVIPNQAGYGMASYQTQ comes from the exons AT GGATGCACGGGTAGTTAAAGATATGGCAACTGGAAAGTCAAAAGGCTATGGTTTTGTATCTTTTTATAACAAACTG GATGCAGAAAATGCTATTGTACACATGGGAGGCCAGTGGCTGGGAGGCCGGCAGATCAGAACTAACTGGGCAACACGGAAACCACCAGCCCCCAAAAGTACACAAGAAA ATAATACAAAACAGTTGAGATTTGAAGATGTAGTAAATCAGTCAAGTCCAAAAAATTGTACTGTGTACTGTGGAGGAATTGCCTCTGGGCTAACAG ATCAGCTTATGAGACAGACTTTTTCACCATTTGGACAGATTATGGAAATAAGAGTCTTTCCAGAAAAAGGTTACTCATTTGTCAG ATTTTCTACCCATGAAAGTGCAGCACATGCTATTGTTTCAGTTAATGGAACCACAATTGAAGGACATGTTGTAAAGTGTTACTGGGGTAAAGAATCCCCTGATATGACTAAAAACTTCCAACAG GTGGATTATAGCCAGTGGGGGCAATGGAGCCAAGTATATGGAAATCCACAACAATACGGGCAATATATGGCTAATGGGTGGCAAGTACCATCGTATGGAATGTACGGCCAAGCATGGAATCAACAGGGTTTTGGAGTAGA ccaatCTCCATCTGCTGCCTGGATGGGTGGATTTGGTGCTCAACCTGCCCAGGGACAAGGTGCTCCTGTAATACCTAACCAAGCTGGATATGGTATGGCAAGCTACCAAACACAGTGA
- the TIAL1 gene encoding nucleolysin TIAR isoform X5, with translation MNGRKILGKEVKVNWATTPSSQKKDTSNHFHVFVGDLSPEITTEDIKSAFAPFGKISDARVVKDMATGKSKGYGFVSFYNKLDAENAIVHMGGQWLGGRQIRTNWATRKPPAPKSTQENNTKQLRFEDVVNQSSPKNCTVYCGGIASGLTDQLMRQTFSPFGQIMEIRVFPEKGYSFVRFSTHESAAHAIVSVNGTTIEGHVVKCYWGKESPDMTKNFQQVDYSQWGQWSQVYGNPQQYGQYMANGWQVPSYGMYGQAWNQQGFGVDQSPSAAWMGGFGAQPAQGQGAPVIPNQAGYGMASYQTQ, from the exons ATGAATGGGAGAAAAATTTTGGGAAAG GAGGTCAAAGTAAACTGGGCAACAACACCAAGTAGCCAGAAAAAAGATACATCCA atcACTTCCATGTGTTCGTTGGGGATTTAAGTCCAGAAATAACAACAGAAGACATCAAGTCAGCATTTGCTCCTTTTGGTAAAATATC GGATGCACGGGTAGTTAAAGATATGGCAACTGGAAAGTCAAAAGGCTATGGTTTTGTATCTTTTTATAACAAACTG GATGCAGAAAATGCTATTGTACACATGGGAGGCCAGTGGCTGGGAGGCCGGCAGATCAGAACTAACTGGGCAACACGGAAACCACCAGCCCCCAAAAGTACACAAGAAA ATAATACAAAACAGTTGAGATTTGAAGATGTAGTAAATCAGTCAAGTCCAAAAAATTGTACTGTGTACTGTGGAGGAATTGCCTCTGGGCTAACAG ATCAGCTTATGAGACAGACTTTTTCACCATTTGGACAGATTATGGAAATAAGAGTCTTTCCAGAAAAAGGTTACTCATTTGTCAG ATTTTCTACCCATGAAAGTGCAGCACATGCTATTGTTTCAGTTAATGGAACCACAATTGAAGGACATGTTGTAAAGTGTTACTGGGGTAAAGAATCCCCTGATATGACTAAAAACTTCCAACAG GTGGATTATAGCCAGTGGGGGCAATGGAGCCAAGTATATGGAAATCCACAACAATACGGGCAATATATGGCTAATGGGTGGCAAGTACCATCGTATGGAATGTACGGCCAAGCATGGAATCAACAGGGTTTTGGAGTAGA ccaatCTCCATCTGCTGCCTGGATGGGTGGATTTGGTGCTCAACCTGCCCAGGGACAAGGTGCTCCTGTAATACCTAACCAAGCTGGATATGGTATGGCAAGCTACCAAACACAGTGA